From the genome of Natrinema marinum:
ACGTCCGAATCCCGTCGCTTCGGCCCTCACGATCGCGAGCCGGTTTTCAGTGTTGCCCGTACAGCGAATACGTAATCGCGACCAGTCCGAGCAGTCGACTCACGTTCTCGAGCAGCACGATGACGATCCGTTCAGGTTCGAACAGCGTCGTAACGGTGACGTTGAGTACGAACGGACACAGCGTCAGCAAGAGGAGGCCGAGCGAGAGATAGAGCATCGACCGCGCGCCGTTCCGACGGTAGCCTCGATAGGCCTGATAGGCGATGACCGTCCCGAAGAGTGCAACGAGAAAGAGACTCGCGACGGTCAGCAGTTCGAACAGCGTCGCCTGATCGAGCCGCACGACGTTCCGGCTCATCGCATCCCCTCCCACATGCGGGTGAACTTGTCGGCGACGTCTTCCTCGCGATGCGTCAACTCGAGGGAAAACGATCCGTCGTCGAGTGAGAGCTCGAGGGTGTCGAGGTTCGCGCTGTAGACGCTGTAGTGGTTGCCGTCCGGTGCGAGTTCCGTCTCTTCGGTGACGAGATTACACTCCTCGAGACGGTCGAGCCGTCGATAGATCGTCGGGAGGGAGGCGTCACACCGTTCGCTCAGGGTACTGGCAGACATGGGTTCGACGCTGGTATGTGTGAGGATATCTCGCGCGTACTCGTCGTCGAGAACTGCGAGCAGTGTCGACAGGTCGGATTCCTCACTCACTGGTATGGCTGTTCGTTCCGGTATTACTATGAAAAGCAGTCCGGTTTTTCTGGGTGAGAAAATACGTCCGCCGATTCCTGCACCCGGCGACAGCCGGGGTCGACGCCCGTTTTTCGTGCTCGCGGTTTGGAACCATACGGTTAAGCCTGTCCAGATAGTAGTGTGTAATATGGACTATACAATGAAAAAGTCCGTGGACGCCACCTTCGACGAGACCGTCGACGCGACGGTCGCCGCGCTCGAAGCGGAAGGGTTCGGCGTCCTCTGTGACATCGACGTCCAGGCGACGTTCGCGAAGAAACTCGACGAAGAGTTCAGGCAGTACCGTATCCTCGGCGCGTGCAATCCGGGACTGGCACGCGACGGGCTTTCCGAAGAGATCGAACTCGGCGCGCTGTTGCCGTGTAACGTCGTCGTCTACGAATCCGACGACGGGGACGTGGTCGTGAGCGCGGTCGATCCGCAACGGCTGGTCGGCATCGCTGACAACGCCGCGCTCGAGTCCATCGCGACCGAAGTCGCCGATCGATTCGAGCGCGTACTGGCGACCGTTGCTGACGATCTCGCGCCCCCTTCGGAAACGTAGGGGTTCAACCGCTCTGTCTCACTCGTTCCGAAGCGCGCGGAGAAGCGAGCATCGCATTTGGACACAACATTCTCTATATCGGTATGCAGTTTATAGCATGGCTGCAGGCGAAACACCCGCCGACTGGACCACCTACGACGGGCGGCCGACGGACTACCTCCGAGCGTCCGCCCAGGCGAGCCACCCGAACAATCGCTCGAGCAGTCGCTCCTCTCCGGCCCGCGAGAACCGATGTCCTTCCCCCGCGAACCGCTCGATCAGGACGTCTGTCTCGAGTCGCCGGGCGGCGGTGAAACTATTCGCCAGCGGGACGGACTCGTCGTCGCCGCCGTGAAAGATCGCGACGGGACACGAGAGCGTTCCCACGACCTCGTCGAACGGGTGTCGATCGAGCGCCTCGAAGAACCGGCCGTCGATTCGGTCGCCGGTGTCGAACGTCACCGCGCCATCGCGGTCGACCGTTTCCCGGTACTCGTCGAACGTATCGGTGAGCGTCACCGGCGCACGGGTAGCGACCGCCCGCACTCGATCGTCCGTCGCGGCGGCGTGAAACGCGACTTTGCCGCCGAAACTCGAGCCGAACAGGGCGTAGGAGTCCGGGTCGAAGTAGTCGACGACGCCGTGGAGGTCGGCGAGTCGCGCCTCGAGCGTCGAGTCGGCGAACTCGCCGTCGGAGTCGCCACAGCCGCGGGTGTCGAACCGGACCGCGTTGTATCCTTCCTCGACCGCGCGCCGACAGCGATGTTCGTAGCTGCCGGCCTTGTCGCTGCGAAGCCCGTGACAGAAAAACAGCCACCTGTCACCCTCGGCCTCGTGGTGGACGGCGACGACCTCCGGAACCGACGCGGTTTCAGTCGCGTCCGCTTTGATTGGGATGCGGTGTCGTTCGGCCATACTCCGACGGACGCGTTCGGTCGCCTTGATAGCGGTGTTTGTCGGTGGAACCGTCCACCTCGAGTCGATGCTCCGTCCGTGGTCCGAGCTCCGGATCGGCTCCGTTCGGCCAGGTATCGATCGAAACCAGCGCGTATACATGCCGAGGGGCTGGGAACGATGGCTCACGAAGGCACAACCCCTGGGGTCGACGGTGTCAGATCGGGTGGTTGGGAGGCAGGAAAGCTTCGCCGGATCGTCGGCGATTGGCTATCGATACTGTGACCTGAGCGAACATCTTCTCACTGACCACTTGTACGCGAAACTCGCCACCGCTCGAGTCGTTGCGTCCGAATCGGTCGCCAGCGACGGCCGTCGGCGAACCGTTTATCCCTCGCCGTCGGGTTCGGTCACTTATGACCCGCACGACGTACCAGTGTCAGTGTGGTGCGCGCCTCGAGTTCAAACAGGATCTCGAGAAAGAGCCGGGTACGACGACGCCGAACTGGAAGTGCAAGGACTGCGGGACGCCGGTTCCGGGGATGACCGCCGAAAAGATCAGCCACCAGAACCCGTCTTGATCGTCGAATTGGGGCTCCGGGCTTCGAAGTAGGGGTTGTCCGACCGTTCGCAGACTGCGTCTATCGCCCGGTCCGACTCTCGGTCAGCCGTGTTGCTCGAGACGCCACCGCTTGATCAGCTGAGAGTGTCCGAGAGCGGCACCTCTCTCGTCCAGGCACCAAATAAACGGCATAAGGCTATATGAAATACTCCCGGCTGCTACGGAGAGGGCGAGCAGAGCAGGTACCAGCCCTCGACCTGTTGGACCGCCAGCGACCGCACAGACTCCCCGACTGGGCGGCTCGAGCAGCCGAATCGACCTCGAGCCGGGCGTTCACGCCACGCAGGCGTCGCGTTTTTTCCGACCCCGTCGCACCGAAACACGGATTTAGCTCCGTGAGACAGTACCGACCGAAGCGATGAATCGTGGCGTCACCCTCGCGATCCGTGTTGACCGCGGCGGCTGCGGTGACGACAGCCTCGAGCGATCGGGCGACGGGCAGGGAGAAATCCGGCGGCGCCGATTCGGTCCAGCCGTCACCACGACTCTCGAGCGGGTGATCGCGCTGTGAGCGACGTGGCGGTCGTAGACGCGGTCGACGCCTATCTGGAGCGAAAGGCCGTCGGCGACCCCGACGGCTCGGGGGCCGGAACTTACGCGTCGAACGCCGAATCGATCCTCCGGCGCTGGGCCGAGTGGCTCGAGCGCGACCACGGCCTCACGGCGATCGACGCCCTCGAGGTCGATCACATGCGGGCCTACGCCGAGGAGCTCCGGCGGCGGACCGATCGCGGGGAGTACACGGCATCGACCGCCGGCACCTACTATGCGGTGGTCCGGGCGTTCTGCTCGTGGTGTGTCCACGGCGGGATCCTCGAGACCAATCCGGCCGCGACCGACCGCGCCGAGACCGCGCTACCGACCGTCGACGAGCGCCCGGCGAGTGACTCCTGGACGGCAACGCAGCGTCGCAAACTCGAGCGCTACGTTCGCGACCGGGCGCTCGAGGCCGCTTCGCGTGCGACGCGCGAGCGACGAACCCGACTGCGGGAGTACGCGATGGTTGCCGTCCTCGCCCACTCGACGGTCCGCGGGGCGGAGTTGTTCCGCGTGCCCGACGACGACCGGCGGACGGGCGCGACCTGGCAGGACGTCGATTTCTACACGGGGACGATTCGCGTCCTCGGGAAGTCCCAGCGCCTCGAGGACGTGCCGCTGCCCGCCCGCGCGCGGACGCCGCTGCGGCGGTATCGGGTCGTCCTCGATCCGCCGTCGAACGACTGGCCGCTGTTCCCGACCGGTCACGCGCCCTCGATCGCCGCGCGGGTGCGGTCGGCCCTGCGTGAGCGGGGCTACGACGACGAGACGATCGAGGCCATGTTCGAGGACGCGACGGCGGTCGAACTCGCCCGCGAGCGGTCGATCGCGCCGCCGGCAATCACGACAGAGGGCGCGCGGTCAGTACTACGAAGGCTCTGTAACGGGGCCGGGATCGATGTCGACGGCGACTATCTGACACCGCGGGGCGTTCGTCACCAACAGGCTGACGAGCCGTATCGTCGGGAGGCGACGGCGTCGAAGGCGACGCTTCGAGCGTCTGTCCTCGAGCAATCGATCGTCGTGCCGGCCGAGCGGCCGTCGGTCCGCGACACGGAGCCGGCCGACCGCGACGAGTCGACGAACGCGGAGTGACCAAAGGGCGACGGAGCCCGCGAGTCGACGGAGTTATCCGGATACCGCGTAGCGAAGCTCGACCATTCCGGTTTCGCGGGTCGTGTTCTCGAGCAGTTCCAAGGTCCGTTGCTTCCCGTCCGTCCCGAAGAGTGAAATCCCGCGTCCGAGCAGCACCGGAACGAGGGTGAGCCGCAGTTCGTCGACCCGGTCCTCGCGCAGGAACGCTCGAACGACCTGCGCACCGCCCACCAGCCAGATGCGGTCGTGCCGGCGTTCGAGTTCTGTGGCCAGCGCGGCTACCTCACCGTCGACGAACTCGACGGCGTCGGTGGCGCGGGGATGCTCGCCGTGGGTGAGCACGTACGTCGGCCGCTCCTCGTAGGGCCAGTCGCCGAAGGCGCGCACCTGTTCGTACGTCGTCGCGCCCATGACGAGCGCGTCAATATCCGCGAAGAACGTCTCGTAACTTCCGTCTCGGTCGTCGGTGCCAGCTTCCGGCTGGAACTCCTCGAGCCACGCGACGCTCCCGTCCTCGGCGGCAATGAAGCCGTCCACACTCGTCGCGATGTAGAGCGTGATCTCGCCCGTAGTCATGCGACTCCTTCGCGCCGACGGAGAGTAAAACTACACCGGGTTCTCAGAACGATTGGTCAGACCACGAGCAGCCACAGGATCACGGTCAGGACGACGGTCAGCACCAGAACGGTCGTTCCGATGCCCGCGCGGAGCTGAATCGTCGACGGGCGGCCGCCGTCGGTCGCCTGACGTTCGTCCACGTCGACCAGCGGGAGCCGGCTTGCGGCCGCGTCGACCGCCAGCACGGGGTTGTTCCCGATCCAGTAGCAGCGTTTGACGGCCCCGACGACCGCGGCGTCGACGGCGGCGTAGGTCTCGGTGACCGCGAGCATCGACCACCGGCTGACGTAGTAGGTCGCCGGATAGACGACCATCGCGGGGTCGCCCAGATCGAGTTTCGAGAGCGGTTTCCGGACGATGACGAAGGCGATCGCGGCGACCCCCGTCAGGATTCCCGCCGTCTCGAGGTGACTGAGACTGTAGGGATGCAGCGTCCCCTCTCCGCCGGAGTATGCGAACGTGAAGTGGCCCCCGTGGCCGTGCAGCGTCGGCGCGAGGTCGGCCAGCCCCTGCCACCAGACGCCAAAGAGGAGGCAGGCACCGCCCAACCCGAGCATCGCGACGGTCTGGCCGGGCTTCGCGTCGGCGACCTCGTAGTCGCTCTCGCCGTGGAAGAAGACGTAGTAGCCGAGCTTGATAAACGACAGCAGGGTGCCGATCGCGCCGAGCCAGAGGAGCCAGTACAGCGCCTGATACTCCGGCTGACCGTAGTATCCCGGATCGGCCGCGTCGAACAGCATCCCCTTGCTGACGTAGCCGTTGAAGCCCGGGATAGCGGTGATCGAGAGTGCGCCGAGCCCGTAGCCGATCGCGGTCAGGGGCATCTCGCGCCAGAGCCCGCCCAGTTCGTAGAGGTCCTCCTCGCCGGTGCGGTAGATGACGACGCCGACGGCCATGAACAGCAGGCTCTTGAACAGGATGTTGTTGAGCAGGTGGCTCATCGCACCGGCGGCGGCGAGTTCGGACCCCATCGCGGCGGCCATGCCGATCCCGGCGACGATGTAGCCGAGCTGGGCCTGAATGTGGTAGGACAGCAGCGCCCGCATGTCGTGTTGCAGCAGGGCGAACGTCGCGCCGTAGACGGCCATCAGGCCGCCCATGTAGGCGATGTAGATACCCAGGTCGCTCCCGGCGTCGATGGGGAACGCCCGATAGAGGACGAACGCGCTCGTCTTCGTCGTATAGACCGAGAGGAACACCGACGCCGCGAAGTGCGGTCGCGGGTAGGTGTCCGGCAGCCAGGTGTGGACGCCGATGAAGGCCACGTTGACGCCCATGCCGAGCACCGCGAGCAGCGCCGGAATTCCGTCGCCGATGCCGGCCCCGGTGTAGACGAACGTCCCGGTCTGAACGTAATGGGCGGCGACTGCCAGCATCACGAGCACGCCGCCCGCACCATGGAACAGCGCGTACCGGAAGCCGGCCCGGACCGCCTCGCCGCCGTACTGCCAGACGACCAGCGTGCTGGTCACGGCCATCAGCTCCCACATGAACAACAGGACGAGCCAGTCGCCCGCGAACGCCGCGCCGATCGACGAGGAGACGTAGACCAGCGCGAGCGCGACCAGCGTCTCGCTCGCCTCGCTCGAGTAGGCGTAGATCACGCTACAGATCCCGAGGAAGCCGAGGCCGAGCCCGACCATCCGCGAGAACTCGTCGACGTAGTAGGGGACGACCTCGAACCCGAGGAAGGTGCCGGCAAGATGCTGGCCCTCCGGTGCGATCAGCGAGATCGCCAGCACGGCCGCCAGACTGAGCGCGCCGACGGTGAAGCCGGCGATCCGGGGCAGGACGAGCACGAGCAGCGCCGCCGTGAAGACCAGCAGCGGCGGGTAAGCCAACGAGAGGAGTTCGAGTTCCATCACGCGCTCACCTCCGTTACGAGCTCGTCGAGCGGAACGGTCCCCAATTCATCGAACGGCATCCCGAAGACGCCTTCGACGATCTCGGTCGCGAGCTCGAGGAAGACGGCGTAATCCGGGACGACGCCGAGGACGACCGCGCCGGTCGCGATGACGACGATCGGGGCGAGCATGAGCCACGTGCTCTCCGCGAACGGCGAGCGACGCGGCCAGCCGCCGGCGGGCGGCCCGCCGGTGAGGTGGTCGTCGTGGTCGCCGTGGTGGTCGACGGCGCTCACGTGCTCACCCTCCGGCTCGGATTCGGGGTCGTCCGGAGCCGTGTGGTCGCTCGGATATTCGTCGACCGCGTACTCGTAGTCCTCGTCGCCGTCGGCGTGGTCCGATTCCGCCGCGTCGGCCGCATCGGAGCGGTCCGTTTCGCCACCGTCGGAGCGAGGCTCCGACGGAGATCGCCTCGTGTCACTCGGCTCACCGCCGTCGGCGGCGACGCTGTCGTCCCCTTCGGCGGTGCCGTAGGACTCGAACAGGCCGCCGCTCGGGAACTCGAGTAAGGGTTTAGCATCGTGGTAGTCCTCGCTCTCGAAGAAGGCGGTGTAGACGACCGGCCAGAAGTACGCGATGTTGAGGACGGCCGAGAGCAGCAGTGCGCCGGCGAACAGCCAGTACTCGCCGCCCATGGCGCCAGCCCCGATGAGCATGTAGAACTTGCTGACGAAGCCGGCGATCGGCGGCAGGCCGGCCATGCCCGCCGCGCCGACGGTGAAGGCGGCCATCGTCAGCGGCATCCGCTTGCCGATACCGGCCATCTCGCTGATGTAGTCGGTGTGGGTCTCGACGTGGATCGAGCCGGCACAGAAGAACAGCGTGAGCTTCGCGAACGCGTGCGCGGGGATGTGAAACAGCGCTCCGACCATGGCGTAGGGATGCAGCATCGAGAGCCCGAGCACGATGTAGGAGAGCTGTGCCGTCGTCGAGTACGCGAGTCGGCGCTTGAGGTGGTCTTTCCGCATCGCGATGATGCTCGCCGCGGTCAGCGTGAACGCGGCGACGATGGCGACGGGGATATTCAGACCGACCTCGCCGATCCCCGGCACGTCGAGGGGTAGGTCGTAAATCAGGCCCGGACCGTAGACCTCGAGGATGACCCGCGCGACGCCGAACGCGCCGGATTTGACGACTGCCACGGCGTGGAGCAGCCCGGAGACTGGGGTTGGCGCGACCATCGCGTCGGCGAGCCAGGAGTGAAGCGGCATCAGCGCGGCCTTGACGCCGAAGCCGGCGATGAGCAGGAAGAAGGCGATCTGGGCGTAAACTGGCTCGACCTGTGCGGCCGCGGCCAGCGCCTCCATACCGCCGGCTTCGAAGGCGAGCGTCGGCCCGGCGCTCGTCAGACTCGTCAGCCAGTAGATCATGACGGTGCCGGCCAGCAGGAAGACGCCGCCGCCGAAGAACGTGTACGTGAGGTACTTTCGGCCAGCGATGCGGGCCTCGCTGTCCTCGTTGTGGGCGACGAGCGGGTACGTGACCAGCGACAGCAGTTCGTAGAAGACGAAGATCGTCACGAGGTTCGCCGCGAAGGCGATCCCGACGGCGGCCGAGAGGCTGGCCGCGAACGACGC
Proteins encoded in this window:
- a CDS encoding DUF7521 family protein; translated protein: MSRNVVRLDQATLFELLTVASLFLVALFGTVIAYQAYRGYRRNGARSMLYLSLGLLLLTLCPFVLNVTVTTLFEPERIVIVLLENVSRLLGLVAITYSLYGQH
- a CDS encoding ArsR/SmtB family transcription factor, which gives rise to MSEESDLSTLLAVLDDEYARDILTHTSVEPMSASTLSERCDASLPTIYRRLDRLEECNLVTEETELAPDGNHYSVYSANLDTLELSLDDGSFSLELTHREEDVADKFTRMWEGMR
- a CDS encoding DUF302 domain-containing protein; this translates as MDYTMKKSVDATFDETVDATVAALEAEGFGVLCDIDVQATFAKKLDEEFRQYRILGACNPGLARDGLSEEIELGALLPCNVVVYESDDGDVVVSAVDPQRLVGIADNAALESIATEVADRFERVLATVADDLAPPSET
- a CDS encoding alpha/beta hydrolase family protein; this encodes MAERHRIPIKADATETASVPEVVAVHHEAEGDRWLFFCHGLRSDKAGSYEHRCRRAVEEGYNAVRFDTRGCGDSDGEFADSTLEARLADLHGVVDYFDPDSYALFGSSFGGKVAFHAAATDDRVRAVATRAPVTLTDTFDEYRETVDRDGAVTFDTGDRIDGRFFEALDRHPFDEVVGTLSCPVAIFHGGDDESVPLANSFTAARRLETDVLIERFAGEGHRFSRAGEERLLERLFGWLAWADARR
- a CDS encoding tyrosine-type recombinase/integrase, with the translated sequence MSDVAVVDAVDAYLERKAVGDPDGSGAGTYASNAESILRRWAEWLERDHGLTAIDALEVDHMRAYAEELRRRTDRGEYTASTAGTYYAVVRAFCSWCVHGGILETNPAATDRAETALPTVDERPASDSWTATQRRKLERYVRDRALEAASRATRERRTRLREYAMVAVLAHSTVRGAELFRVPDDDRRTGATWQDVDFYTGTIRVLGKSQRLEDVPLPARARTPLRRYRVVLDPPSNDWPLFPTGHAPSIAARVRSALRERGYDDETIEAMFEDATAVELARERSIAPPAITTEGARSVLRRLCNGAGIDVDGDYLTPRGVRHQQADEPYRREATASKATLRASVLEQSIVVPAERPSVRDTEPADRDESTNAE
- a CDS encoding dihydrofolate reductase family protein, with the protein product MTTGEITLYIATSVDGFIAAEDGSVAWLEEFQPEAGTDDRDGSYETFFADIDALVMGATTYEQVRAFGDWPYEERPTYVLTHGEHPRATDAVEFVDGEVAALATELERRHDRIWLVGGAQVVRAFLREDRVDELRLTLVPVLLGRGISLFGTDGKQRTLELLENTTRETGMVELRYAVSG
- a CDS encoding Na(+)/H(+) antiporter subunit D — its product is MELELLSLAYPPLLVFTAALLVLVLPRIAGFTVGALSLAAVLAISLIAPEGQHLAGTFLGFEVVPYYVDEFSRMVGLGLGFLGICSVIYAYSSEASETLVALALVYVSSSIGAAFAGDWLVLLFMWELMAVTSTLVVWQYGGEAVRAGFRYALFHGAGGVLVMLAVAAHYVQTGTFVYTGAGIGDGIPALLAVLGMGVNVAFIGVHTWLPDTYPRPHFAASVFLSVYTTKTSAFVLYRAFPIDAGSDLGIYIAYMGGLMAVYGATFALLQHDMRALLSYHIQAQLGYIVAGIGMAAAMGSELAAAGAMSHLLNNILFKSLLFMAVGVVIYRTGEEDLYELGGLWREMPLTAIGYGLGALSITAIPGFNGYVSKGMLFDAADPGYYGQPEYQALYWLLWLGAIGTLLSFIKLGYYVFFHGESDYEVADAKPGQTVAMLGLGGACLLFGVWWQGLADLAPTLHGHGGHFTFAYSGGEGTLHPYSLSHLETAGILTGVAAIAFVIVRKPLSKLDLGDPAMVVYPATYYVSRWSMLAVTETYAAVDAAVVGAVKRCYWIGNNPVLAVDAAASRLPLVDVDERQATDGGRPSTIQLRAGIGTTVLVLTVVLTVILWLLVV
- a CDS encoding proton-conducting transporter membrane subunit, giving the protein MVADIRPLAAVLVSAVAIVLIIASHRRPNLREGWSVLAALAKFGIVVSMLPAVMSGTVFRWSLADSTGIQFLAGIDFALRADPLGIFFALLASFLWIFTSFYATGYMRGLDEHAQTRFFASFAASLSAAVGIAFAANLVTIFVFYELLSLVTYPLVAHNEDSEARIAGRKYLTYTFFGGGVFLLAGTVMIYWLTSLTSAGPTLAFEAGGMEALAAAAQVEPVYAQIAFFLLIAGFGVKAALMPLHSWLADAMVAPTPVSGLLHAVAVVKSGAFGVARVILEVYGPGLIYDLPLDVPGIGEVGLNIPVAIVAAFTLTAASIIAMRKDHLKRRLAYSTTAQLSYIVLGLSMLHPYAMVGALFHIPAHAFAKLTLFFCAGSIHVETHTDYISEMAGIGKRMPLTMAAFTVGAAGMAGLPPIAGFVSKFYMLIGAGAMGGEYWLFAGALLLSAVLNIAYFWPVVYTAFFESEDYHDAKPLLEFPSGGLFESYGTAEGDDSVAADGGEPSDTRRSPSEPRSDGGETDRSDAADAAESDHADGDEDYEYAVDEYPSDHTAPDDPESEPEGEHVSAVDHHGDHDDHLTGGPPAGGWPRRSPFAESTWLMLAPIVVIATGAVVLGVVPDYAVFLELATEIVEGVFGMPFDELGTVPLDELVTEVSA